The following are from one region of the Acanthopagrus latus isolate v.2019 chromosome 2, fAcaLat1.1, whole genome shotgun sequence genome:
- the pid1 gene encoding PTB-containing, cubilin and LRP1-interacting protein, translating into MWQPASERLQHFQTMLKTKLNVLTLRKEPLPTVIFHEPEAIELCSTTPLTKSRTHAGYKVAYLGKVTISGTQFLSGCTESAVVGLVERRAIAQQQGTIPAGNSLLEIRPFQVRLHHLDEHGEASVTMDTYQVARIAYCTADHNITPNVFAWIYREINDDLSFQMDCHAVECESKLEAKKLAHSMMEAFRKTFHSMRSDGRIHKSGSSDDFAEDSSTPEDSTPDDG; encoded by the exons CACTTCCAGACCATGCTGAAGACCAAGCTGAACGTGCTGACGCTGAGGAAGGAGCCGTTGCCCACGGTGATCTTTCACGAGCCCGAGGCCATCGAGCTTTGCTCCACCACACCGCTCACAAAGAGCCGGACCCATGCTGGATACAAG GTGGCCTACCTTGGTAAGGTGACCATCTCTGGGACCCAGTTCCTGTCTGGCTGCACAGAGTCGGCGGTGGTGGGTCTGGTGGAGCGTCGTGCCATCGCCCAACAGCAGGGCACCATCCCCGCAGGCAACTCTCTGCTGGAAATTCGACCCTTCCAGGTGCGTCTTCACCACCTGGACGAGCACGGCGAGGCCTCTGTAACCATGGACACCTATCAGGTGGCGCGGATCGCCTACTGCACAGCCGACCACAACATTACGCCCAACGTATTTGCCTGGATCTACCGGGAGATCAACGACGACCTGTCCTTCCAGATGGACTGCCACGCTGTGGAGTGCGAGAGCAAGCTTGAGGCCAAGAAGCTGGCGCACTCCATGATGGAGGCTTTCCGCAAGACTTTCCACAGCATGCGCAGCGATGGCCGCATTCACAAGAGCGGCTCGTCGGACGACTTTGCTGAGGACTCATCCACCCCCGAAGACTCGACCCCGGACGACGGTTGA